The proteins below come from a single Edaphobacter acidisoli genomic window:
- a CDS encoding sensor histidine kinase: MRTTLMVSLLAASLGLTATCLLIIRISVQQQIHNGLNADLDHSLGTFRNISHQRDTMLSREAALLADLPSLKALMVTQDAQTIQDGSQEFWNISGSDLFVLTSQTGKLFTYSNRGPRLDNALVTRGLQACMAAVDDPCMVSFGPHLYVVSIQPLYFGPPANDSQLGYVIIGYAIDSQLASQVSEAAAAEVTFIVDGTISATTLPATTSADLSSQRQAIDALGTSPRTIQLNHEIYIAAVSTLPAVGQSKVQIVVLKSYDRASEYLRRVNRWIVALGLASLLIGLVLAAAIARTITRPLETLAAGARALGRGDFDYYLSTDGALEVRELSQTFDSMREELRRTHRELIESERLATIGRMASSVSHDLRHHLSAIYANAEFMSLAQTRNEERAELLIEVRDAVQGMTDLIESLLLFSQTSQSLHLACEPLNQLIERTIRIVLQHPESRAIEIQTPNLPHIEAWVDGKKLGRAIYNLLLNACQAARAGSDPPLVLVGISEDDKTIRISITDSGPGVDNAIRQTLFQPFISAGKENGVGLGLTLAQHIAQEHGGEVKLEESQPGRTIFSIVLFKQALDALGRLTPKLATINNLNEQTGTAGSTETKPEFEQP; this comes from the coding sequence ATGCGCACAACCTTGATGGTCTCGCTTCTGGCTGCATCACTTGGGCTAACGGCCACGTGTCTGCTCATCATCCGAATCAGCGTGCAGCAGCAGATTCACAATGGCCTGAACGCAGACCTCGACCACTCGCTCGGCACCTTCCGCAACATCTCTCATCAACGCGACACCATGCTCTCCCGCGAAGCCGCTCTGCTCGCCGACCTCCCCAGCCTCAAGGCGCTTATGGTCACGCAGGATGCACAAACTATTCAGGACGGCAGCCAGGAGTTCTGGAACATCAGCGGCAGCGATCTCTTCGTCCTAACAAGTCAAACCGGAAAGCTCTTCACCTACTCCAACCGTGGCCCTCGCCTCGACAACGCGCTTGTAACGCGAGGGCTCCAGGCCTGTATGGCAGCAGTGGACGACCCTTGTATGGTCTCATTCGGCCCACATCTATATGTTGTATCCATCCAACCCTTATACTTTGGCCCACCAGCAAACGATTCGCAGCTAGGCTATGTCATCATCGGCTACGCCATCGACAGCCAGCTAGCCAGCCAGGTAAGCGAAGCCGCAGCAGCCGAAGTCACTTTCATCGTTGACGGAACCATCTCCGCAACAACATTGCCTGCTACGACATCTGCCGATCTTAGTTCGCAGCGTCAGGCTATAGATGCACTGGGAACATCTCCCAGAACAATTCAACTAAATCACGAAATCTACATAGCCGCTGTCTCCACCCTTCCGGCAGTGGGTCAGAGCAAAGTACAAATCGTCGTGCTCAAGTCCTATGACCGCGCCAGCGAATACCTGCGTCGCGTCAACCGCTGGATTGTCGCCCTGGGCTTGGCCTCATTGCTGATTGGGCTAGTCCTCGCCGCAGCAATCGCACGCACCATCACGCGCCCACTCGAGACACTTGCTGCCGGAGCCCGCGCGCTTGGCCGAGGTGACTTCGACTATTACTTAAGCACCGACGGTGCGCTCGAGGTGCGCGAGCTGTCGCAAACCTTCGACAGCATGCGAGAGGAACTGAGGCGCACGCATCGAGAGCTCATCGAATCCGAGCGTCTTGCCACCATCGGTAGGATGGCCAGCTCCGTCTCACACGATCTCCGCCATCACCTCTCCGCCATTTACGCAAACGCAGAGTTCATGAGCCTCGCGCAAACACGCAACGAGGAGAGAGCGGAGCTATTGATCGAAGTGCGAGACGCAGTGCAGGGCATGACCGATCTGATTGAATCACTGCTTCTCTTCAGCCAGACAAGTCAGTCGCTGCATCTCGCCTGCGAGCCGCTGAACCAATTGATCGAGCGCACCATCCGAATCGTACTGCAGCATCCCGAGAGCCGCGCGATCGAAATCCAGACCCCTAATCTTCCCCATATCGAAGCATGGGTAGACGGCAAGAAACTTGGTCGCGCCATTTATAACCTGCTACTAAACGCATGTCAGGCCGCGCGCGCCGGATCCGACCCTCCTTTAGTTTTGGTCGGCATCTCAGAAGACGACAAGACTATTCGCATCAGCATCACAGACTCGGGTCCAGGCGTAGACAATGCAATTCGTCAAACTCTCTTCCAACCATTCATCAGCGCAGGAAAAGAGAACGGCGTCGGCCTCGGACTCACTCTCGCACAGCACATCGCCCAGGAACACGGCGGAGAAGTGAAGCTGGAAGAGTCACAACCCGGCAGAACAATCTTCAGTATCGTCCTCTTCAAACAAGCCCTCGATGCACTCGGCCGCTTGACGCCGAAGCTTGCGACGATCAACAACCTCAACGAGCAGACAGGCACTGCTGGCAGCACCGAAACCAAGCCTGAATTTGAGCAGCCATGA
- a CDS encoding response regulator transcription factor — protein sequence MSLILVIEDDPRIQRALQRLFVAESYEVHIEGDGPSGLAACKRLRPEAVVLDLMLPGLSGRNVCKEIKSWSVDTPVIVLSAVTEVADKVLLLETGADDYMTKPFSPRELLARVQAAVRRTRRKVEGMPIGFGDVSVDFSKMEIYKSGTLVPLTAHEFKLLRFFFENAGRAIAREELLSDVWGLSFHLTTRTVDNQILKLRQKLETDPANPVYFRTVHGVGYKFVPQT from the coding sequence ATGAGCCTGATACTCGTTATCGAAGACGATCCCCGCATCCAGCGCGCATTGCAGCGCCTGTTTGTTGCCGAGAGCTATGAGGTTCATATCGAAGGAGACGGCCCGTCGGGTCTTGCTGCCTGCAAGCGTCTACGTCCCGAAGCGGTTGTTCTGGACCTCATGCTACCCGGCCTCTCCGGCCGCAACGTCTGCAAAGAAATTAAGTCGTGGTCGGTCGACACTCCCGTCATCGTATTGAGCGCAGTGACTGAGGTAGCCGACAAGGTGCTTTTGCTGGAAACCGGCGCGGACGACTACATGACCAAGCCCTTCAGTCCACGCGAGCTTCTCGCACGAGTGCAGGCAGCCGTCAGGCGTACACGAAGAAAAGTCGAGGGCATGCCCATTGGGTTCGGCGATGTCTCCGTCGATTTCTCGAAGATGGAGATATACAAAAGCGGCACACTAGTCCCACTCACCGCGCATGAGTTCAAGTTGCTGCGCTTCTTTTTCGAAAACGCCGGCCGCGCCATCGCCCGCGAGGAATTGCTCAGCGATGTCTGGGGCCTCAGCTTCCACCTCACCACCCGCACCGTGGATAACCAAATCCTCAAGCTGCGCCAGAAGCTTGAAACCGACCCCGCAAATCCGGTCTACTTTCGCACAGTTCACGGAGTCGGATATAAATTCGTACCGCAGACCTGA
- a CDS encoding MFS transporter encodes MTQLACTPNEQGFSLKKRIRLWLANAPRGQFWLFFVGAGLFNFGFSVFFFLFNLYLLDLGMTERTLGVIGSLIAVGSIAGTIPFGVIAQRFGLRHTLTVGVLLTVTLSILRTCIVAEIAQFALAICIGLTLCFWAVCLSPSIAALTTEQERPIAFSLIFASGIGVTGLGSFTAGRLPGLIQKLHFTSLTPIQAKQATLLFACVGALVALIPISGLTLRPAASEVSLPRFSNPFLRKFLPAIALWSLVTGSFAPFANVYFVHHMGFSLERAGAVMSSGSLAQFIAVLAVPLLFRKAGLITGVMLTQFSTAFALGMLAFAHGTASAAAIYWIYVAAQNMNEPGIYSLLMDRIPVTEHNGASAATFFVSGIAQAVASLTMGTAIVRFGYSPAMLIIAVLAVAAGIVFRKLPENTPSTENPMFEL; translated from the coding sequence ATGACGCAGCTTGCCTGCACGCCTAACGAACAAGGCTTCTCGCTGAAGAAGCGAATCCGGCTGTGGCTTGCAAACGCTCCTCGCGGCCAGTTCTGGCTCTTCTTCGTTGGCGCAGGTTTATTCAACTTCGGCTTCTCCGTCTTTTTTTTCCTCTTCAATCTCTATCTTCTCGACCTTGGCATGACAGAGCGCACGCTTGGCGTAATCGGCAGCCTCATTGCCGTCGGCAGCATCGCAGGCACCATCCCATTCGGAGTCATTGCGCAGCGCTTCGGACTTCGCCACACGCTCACAGTCGGGGTACTGCTGACTGTCACCCTCTCCATTCTGCGCACCTGTATCGTCGCGGAGATCGCGCAGTTTGCCCTAGCAATATGCATCGGCCTCACGCTGTGCTTCTGGGCTGTCTGCCTCTCACCTTCCATCGCCGCGCTGACAACAGAACAGGAGCGCCCCATCGCCTTTAGCCTGATCTTCGCATCCGGCATCGGAGTGACCGGGCTTGGTTCGTTTACTGCGGGTCGCCTGCCCGGATTGATCCAGAAGCTTCACTTCACCTCGCTCACTCCCATACAAGCCAAGCAAGCCACTTTGCTGTTCGCATGTGTTGGCGCGTTAGTTGCATTGATTCCGATATCCGGTCTCACTTTGCGCCCGGCAGCCTCTGAAGTGAGCCTGCCGCGCTTCTCCAATCCTTTCCTGAGAAAATTCCTTCCTGCAATCGCACTCTGGAGCCTGGTCACAGGTTCCTTTGCTCCATTCGCAAATGTCTATTTCGTGCATCACATGGGCTTCTCGCTTGAAAGAGCAGGAGCAGTTATGTCATCCGGAAGCCTCGCGCAGTTCATCGCAGTCCTTGCCGTCCCGCTGCTCTTCCGCAAAGCCGGACTGATCACCGGAGTGATGCTGACACAGTTTTCAACAGCATTTGCGCTGGGCATGCTTGCTTTCGCTCATGGGACCGCATCGGCAGCGGCGATCTACTGGATATACGTCGCCGCCCAGAACATGAATGAGCCTGGCATCTATAGTCTTTTGATGGACCGTATTCCTGTCACTGAACACAATGGCGCATCCGCGGCGACGTTCTTTGTCAGCGGAATTGCCCAGGCTGTCGCCTCGCTTACGATGGGAACTGCTATCGTGCGCTTTGGCTACTCTCCCGCAATGCTTATAATTGCAGTTCTCGCCGTCGCAGCGGGAATCGTCTTCAGAAAACTGCCGGAGAACACGCCCTCCACCGAAAATCCCATGTTTGAGCTATAG
- a CDS encoding aldolase, whose protein sequence is MIELEQERSIVAAELAEQDVDMPNDDPLQCKVPLNLKATFYPLGFSVEIATNSQEVLDAAAESWGGMRHRYMRPTLRLYVGVRDSGLVACPPAPVVRAQRHLLSIIADSHNHALCDLREGFAYMWVNRGSIRHRNYLRYHFLEAPTLVLISTLYVVPIHAACVSRYGCGMLLCGPSGMGKSTLAYACARAGWTYTTDDGSQLLLDAGRAYFVGNSRQFRFRPSAKTLFPELHGRSLTPRAQGKPSIEVPVSELPSIVAADEAAAHCAIFLNRQPTSTAELRPFSKDIAMDYFRESVDVFPPEAISQLQRDALEYLSTIQCYELRYSDLPQALDQLDLLARNCAQSLT, encoded by the coding sequence ATGATTGAACTGGAGCAAGAGCGCAGTATCGTTGCAGCCGAGCTAGCAGAGCAGGACGTCGATATGCCCAATGATGATCCGCTGCAATGCAAAGTTCCTTTGAACCTCAAAGCCACGTTCTACCCCCTCGGCTTCTCCGTAGAGATTGCGACCAACTCACAAGAAGTGCTCGATGCCGCAGCTGAAAGCTGGGGAGGTATGCGCCATCGCTACATGCGTCCTACGCTGCGGCTCTACGTTGGCGTGCGGGACAGCGGCCTCGTGGCCTGCCCACCCGCGCCTGTCGTTCGCGCCCAACGCCATCTACTTTCCATCATTGCAGACTCCCACAATCACGCGCTATGCGATCTCAGGGAAGGCTTTGCCTATATGTGGGTAAATCGTGGATCAATCCGTCATCGCAATTACCTGCGTTATCACTTTCTCGAGGCACCGACCCTCGTCCTGATCTCGACGTTATATGTCGTTCCTATTCATGCTGCCTGTGTCAGCCGCTACGGCTGCGGCATGTTGCTCTGTGGTCCTTCGGGCATGGGCAAATCGACGCTAGCTTACGCGTGCGCACGCGCCGGCTGGACCTATACCACCGATGACGGAAGCCAGCTTCTGCTCGACGCCGGACGCGCGTATTTTGTCGGCAATTCGCGCCAATTTCGATTTCGCCCATCGGCGAAGACTCTCTTCCCAGAGCTGCATGGGCGCAGTCTGACTCCTCGTGCTCAAGGCAAACCCTCCATCGAAGTCCCAGTCTCTGAACTGCCGAGCATCGTAGCGGCAGACGAGGCCGCCGCGCACTGCGCCATCTTTCTCAACCGGCAGCCCACTTCCACCGCCGAACTGAGGCCATTCAGCAAAGACATCGCTATGGACTACTTCCGCGAGAGCGTCGATGTCTTTCCCCCCGAAGCCATCAGCCAGCTCCAGCGCGACGCGCTTGAATATCTCTCGACCATTCAGTGCTACGAGCTTCGCTACTCAGATCTTCCGCAAGCGCTGGATCAGCTTGATCTTCTAGCGCGAAACTGCGCTCAGTCACTCACATGA
- a CDS encoding TonB-dependent receptor produces the protein MKILRQEIRILLVAAALCATATAHAQDAATGAIAGTLYDSSGAVITKASIDVLNEQTHLSRSVSVDARGDFRLPYLSPGTYSVLVQADGFDHGAKRGIPVIVGEVTSVSFHLPPGKVDIVVDVDVTQPQTTSLGRVVDESTIKALPLANRNYTQILALSPGVVVEIPNAASLGRNNQNVSANGGGTTVNNFQFNGIDANNLSQNSASGYQSEVGLAIPAPDVIQEFNVQTGGYDAAYGRGSGANVDVISKSGTNQIHGSLWEFFRNDMLNANDFFAKMNAQPRPVLKQNQFGGTLGGPIRHNKTFFFFGYQGTTQRDGDASGSLQTAILPQLTSDRSAATLGAQFCPANYPGNPGYLTSAGGTQIACDGSNINPVALALLNYKTSGGKYAIPSPQTLLPSTDSQIPIGESTFSIPAQYREDQFTVNLDQAMSPVNQLSGRFFYSRAPTTVAFAGSGPNIPGWGTSELDQNTMFVLSDTHAFHASLINIARLGYMRFDGFNKVQQPIAAASIGIATPGPLPEIPGIAVNGLFTIGTPGQPIYWQNTNTYVWQDTISFTHGRHSLRAGIEFKRHQVDVNVPFVEDGFLSINTFADLLLGESAAQNGGAFSNVFSATASSGIFPKYERYTDYAGFAEDDIKISQRLTVNAGIRYEIFGAPSEIQGRLPTFDPTIATAAVPDDGSLSGFVMPANYKGPLPGGAIRSGTRGLWSTPYTDISPRLGFSLRLSEQHHLLLRSGYGIYYNRTSGDVAETTVAQPPYAFDQFQAGAANAAATLQQPYVPALPPAASFPLFLPRVPGGGLFLAEVWPRLRDSYVQQYNLNLQYGLGHSTLFEVGYVGSASTHLTGQTEFNQALLASPSNPVNGATTNTVENVVQRLPFEGIAPGSYIVKTAFSAAYNSLQTSVTQRLSHGLEFLGSYTWSKELNVTSDSGALSNFELGFVTNDQTNPRQARGLGNFDRANRGVLSLTYALPRPALQMALARQLLSGWGFSIVAVAESGTPLVITDMRAGSIYGNIAGFSRAECTGAPLKASGSTFSLLQGYFDSAAFTTAPIVGGDPNSTLFGNCGVGNIRGPAQRNIDFAATRTFPVKELGNLQFRAEFFNMTNTANFGNPSTELSSSSFGFITNTTTNPRIVQFALKYSY, from the coding sequence GTGAAGATACTCAGACAGGAGATTCGGATACTTCTTGTCGCTGCTGCTCTATGCGCAACAGCGACAGCCCACGCGCAGGATGCAGCAACAGGTGCAATTGCAGGCACACTCTACGACTCATCCGGCGCAGTCATCACAAAGGCAAGCATTGACGTTCTGAACGAACAGACGCATCTTTCCCGATCGGTTTCAGTCGACGCGCGTGGAGACTTTCGCCTCCCGTATCTCTCCCCTGGAACATATTCCGTGCTGGTTCAAGCCGACGGATTCGATCATGGCGCGAAGCGCGGCATTCCGGTCATCGTCGGTGAAGTGACCAGCGTCTCCTTCCACCTGCCCCCCGGCAAAGTCGACATCGTCGTAGACGTGGATGTCACCCAACCGCAAACGACATCGCTGGGTCGAGTCGTCGACGAGTCCACAATCAAAGCTCTGCCGCTCGCCAACCGAAACTACACTCAGATTCTCGCGCTCTCTCCCGGAGTCGTAGTGGAGATTCCCAATGCCGCCAGCCTTGGCCGCAATAACCAGAACGTCAGTGCAAACGGCGGAGGCACAACAGTCAATAACTTCCAGTTCAATGGCATCGACGCCAACAATCTTTCGCAGAACTCCGCTTCGGGCTATCAATCTGAGGTAGGTTTGGCCATCCCAGCACCCGATGTCATTCAGGAATTCAACGTACAGACAGGCGGCTACGATGCGGCGTACGGTCGCGGCTCCGGAGCCAACGTAGACGTCATTAGCAAATCGGGAACAAACCAGATTCACGGCTCCCTGTGGGAGTTCTTCCGCAACGACATGCTGAACGCCAATGACTTCTTTGCAAAGATGAATGCCCAACCCCGCCCCGTGCTCAAACAAAACCAGTTTGGCGGCACACTTGGCGGACCCATTCGCCACAACAAAACATTTTTCTTCTTCGGCTATCAGGGCACGACCCAGCGCGACGGGGACGCGTCTGGTTCGTTGCAGACCGCTATTCTGCCGCAGCTAACGTCGGATCGCTCCGCCGCAACACTCGGCGCACAGTTCTGCCCTGCCAATTATCCCGGCAACCCCGGCTACCTCACCTCTGCGGGTGGCACGCAAATCGCATGCGATGGGTCCAATATCAACCCAGTCGCGCTTGCACTGCTCAACTACAAAACGAGCGGTGGCAAGTATGCAATCCCGAGCCCGCAAACATTGTTGCCTTCCACAGACTCGCAGATTCCTATTGGAGAATCCACTTTCTCTATTCCCGCGCAATATCGCGAGGACCAATTCACCGTCAACCTTGATCAGGCAATGTCTCCAGTCAATCAGTTGTCGGGTCGTTTCTTCTATTCCCGCGCGCCAACAACCGTAGCATTCGCTGGCTCCGGACCAAACATTCCAGGCTGGGGAACATCCGAGTTAGACCAGAACACGATGTTTGTTCTGTCGGACACTCATGCGTTCCACGCCAGCCTGATCAACATCGCGCGTCTCGGCTACATGCGTTTCGACGGGTTCAACAAAGTCCAACAGCCAATCGCCGCCGCGTCCATTGGGATTGCAACACCCGGACCGCTTCCCGAAATCCCAGGCATTGCCGTCAATGGCCTGTTCACCATCGGCACGCCCGGCCAGCCGATCTATTGGCAGAACACCAACACCTATGTCTGGCAAGACACCATCTCCTTCACGCATGGCCGCCACTCCCTGCGTGCCGGTATCGAATTCAAGCGTCATCAGGTCGATGTCAACGTTCCATTTGTTGAAGACGGCTTTCTTTCCATCAACACCTTTGCAGACCTGCTCCTTGGAGAGAGTGCCGCTCAGAATGGCGGCGCATTCAGCAATGTCTTTTCCGCGACAGCATCCTCCGGCATCTTCCCCAAATACGAACGCTACACCGACTACGCAGGGTTTGCGGAGGATGACATCAAGATAAGCCAGCGTCTTACAGTGAACGCTGGCATACGCTACGAAATCTTCGGCGCCCCCTCAGAGATTCAAGGACGCCTACCAACCTTCGACCCCACTATTGCAACCGCGGCCGTTCCAGATGACGGGTCTCTCAGCGGCTTCGTTATGCCGGCGAACTACAAGGGCCCGCTTCCCGGCGGAGCCATCCGTTCCGGAACACGAGGGCTCTGGTCCACGCCGTACACCGACATATCTCCTCGTCTTGGATTTTCGCTGCGACTCTCTGAGCAGCACCATCTTCTTCTGCGTTCCGGCTACGGTATCTACTACAACCGGACATCAGGAGATGTCGCCGAGACCACGGTCGCACAGCCGCCCTATGCGTTTGATCAATTTCAAGCAGGTGCCGCAAACGCCGCGGCAACATTGCAGCAACCCTACGTTCCCGCGCTGCCGCCAGCCGCCAGTTTCCCACTCTTCCTGCCGCGAGTTCCCGGCGGCGGACTCTTTCTCGCCGAGGTATGGCCTCGCCTGCGCGACTCTTACGTGCAGCAATACAACCTGAATCTTCAATATGGCCTCGGCCATTCCACGCTCTTCGAGGTGGGCTACGTCGGCTCCGCGTCGACGCACCTGACCGGGCAGACCGAGTTCAACCAAGCGCTGCTTGCAAGCCCTTCGAATCCGGTCAACGGTGCCACCACCAACACCGTGGAAAACGTCGTTCAGCGTCTGCCGTTTGAAGGCATCGCGCCCGGCTCATACATCGTTAAAACCGCATTCAGCGCAGCCTACAATTCATTGCAGACCAGCGTCACACAAAGACTGAGTCATGGTCTTGAATTCCTCGGCAGCTACACATGGTCGAAGGAGTTGAACGTAACCAGCGACTCCGGAGCGCTCTCGAACTTCGAACTAGGCTTCGTCACCAACGACCAGACCAATCCTCGACAGGCACGCGGTCTTGGTAACTTCGACCGCGCTAACCGTGGAGTATTGAGTCTCACCTACGCACTGCCCAGGCCCGCTCTACAGATGGCGCTGGCACGACAACTCTTATCCGGATGGGGGTTCTCCATTGTTGCCGTCGCCGAATCTGGAACTCCGCTCGTAATTACAGACATGCGCGCGGGCTCCATCTACGGAAACATCGCAGGCTTCTCGCGCGCTGAATGCACCGGAGCGCCACTCAAGGCATCGGGATCAACCTTCTCGCTACTTCAGGGCTACTTCGACTCTGCCGCATTTACCACCGCGCCCATCGTAGGCGGCGATCCCAACTCAACACTCTTCGGCAACTGTGGGGTCGGCAACATACGCGGGCCTGCACAGCGCAATATCGACTTCGCTGCGACCCGCACGTTCCCGGTCAAAGAATTAGGCAATCTCCAGTTTCGCGCGGAGTTCTTCAACATGACCAACACTGCAAACTTCGGCAATCCATCCACCGAGCTCTCTTCCAGTTCTTTTGGCTTCATCACGAACACAACAACTAACCCACGCATCGTCCAGTTCGCCCTGAAATATTCCTACTGA